A stretch of DNA from Vanrija pseudolonga chromosome 6, complete sequence:
GACAAGCCCTTCGTTCCCTTCACCCTTACCCTCGACGACCCGTCGGGCACCTCGTTCCTTGCCTTCAAGGACTCGGTCAACGACCCCCAGTGGAACCTCCGCGCCTACAACCGTACCCTCCAGCAGAACGTCTTCCTTGGTCTTGTCGCTGCCCCCGAGGACGGtgccaagcccgaggacgcggtcCCCGAGGACCACCGCTTCAAGtcggctgccgaggccaaggagcgcgCCAAGGTTGTCGAGCACGATGCTGGTGTCGAGGTCCCCGAGGAGGTCTACTCGTTCCCTTCGACATGTCGCTCTTGTGgacacgagctcgagacgctcaTGAAGCAGATCAACATCCCCTACTTCTCCGACGTCATCCTCATGTCGGCCAACTGCTACAACTGTGGCTACCGTGACAACGAGGTCAAGTCTTCTGGCCAGATTTCCCCCATGGGCAAGCGCATCACCctcaaggtcgaggctgGTGACGAGGACGCCCTCTCGCGCGACCTGCTCAAGTCGGACACTTGCGGTCTCGAGATCCCCGAgatcgacctcgagctccagcCGGGTACCCTCGGTGGCCGTTTCACCACCCTCGAGGGCCTGCTGAACGAGATCTACGACGAGCTCTCGACCAAGGTCTTCAAGACTGGTGACTCGACCCACGCTGGTATTGGCCAGAGCGGCCAGGACCacaccaaggaggagcgcaacTTTGAGCACTTCCTCCAGGGCCTCAAGGACGTCATGGCTGTCAAGATTCCCTTCacgctcatcctcgacgaccccgtGTCCAACTCGTACCTCCAGAACCTCAACGCACCCGAGCCTGACCCGGACATGGAGATTGTCGAGTACGAGCGTACCCAGGAGCAGAACGACGACCTTGGTCTTTCCGACATGGTTGTCGAGGGCTAcaaccccgaggccgagggcactGCCAAGTAAGCAGACATAGCATGAGCGACGCAGCGCAGCCGCGATTGTAAGTCGGCGTGCGAGGCATGTCGCCAGTGGCGCCGCGTTGCGCAGTACGCAGTCACAGTGAGTgtctcttcctcctcttcccctGCCCTCCCCCTACGTCTCATCCGGATGATCCACAAAATCAAGCATAGTTCAATCAGACCTATCATGATCGACACTAGCATCTAATAGTCTTTCGCTCCTATCTGAACCCCCTCTTCCGCCACCGCAGTCTTTCCACAAGCGAGGCGCAGCGCTGACCACGCAACAGGAACGGAACAGATCTAAgcgggtcgtcggcctcgagccacACCTAAATGATACACATAGCAGGCACGGCACAAGCATAATTTTGTAGAAGAGCACTAGAGGCTGTGTAATGTTGTATGATATGGAGTGAAGCAAGCGGGCGTAGGTGTTGCACGGGGCGTGGGGATTGGAGTAGTTCGAGCGaacggccgacgaggcgatggcgCGAGACCCGGGTCAGTCACGAGCGGCGAGAAGGTGCAGCCTTGTCAGCAGATGGCGACGTGGGCGGCGTCCGGCCGGGACGACGTCCAACAGCAGTGCTGAACGTagcgaggagagcgaggcgaaggcgaggacgagggcttGCCAGGCCGTGCCGAGGCGGTGAAGGGCGCCATGCCGTTGGAAGGTGTTTCCGGCCGCGGGAGCACCTCTTGGCTGCCAAGCAGCGGCGGTGTGCGAGAGCCGCCTTGCAGCTGGGCGTCGCGGAATGTACTGCTTCATGTGGCCCACCGACGTCTCTCCCCTCTCGCTCGGTATATCGGGCCACGAGTTATCAGATAGCGTCGGGCCCGATTATCTGCCAAGCGTGGCGGGGTTGCTGCGCGGGTAAAGGGGGGAGTCACGGCCGAAGGGGTGTGGGTGCGGCTTGGCATGTGGCACTTGGGGGTGGTATAAAGCGGTCGTTTTGGCCAGCTGGATTGCAGTAACCCAACCaacgcacccacccacccccgcccactATGCTCCTCTCAGCCCTCGCGACCACGCTCCtggccctcgcctcgcccgcctcggcggcaatcTTCACCGCGCGCCCGGCGAACAGCACGatcgggcgcggcggcgaggagttCACCCTCAAGTGGATGGACGACGGCAAGGCGCCGTCCCTGGCCGACATTGGGGTCGCGCGCATCGACCTgtgcgtcggcgggcgcacGAACAACGCCGTCGTGCAGCAGATCacgcccggcgtcgacctcggcaagcaGCCCAACATCACGTTTGTCGTCAACCCGTCTATCGGCGAGAACGGCCAGTACTACCTCTTCAAGTACACCTCCGCGTCGAacaacgtcgtcgagggcaaggcgtACGAGCAGTTCTCGGCCCGCTTCTTCATGCAGAACATGACGGGCTCGTTCTCGGGCGAGCAGAGCGCGCTGATTGCTGCGGCTACCAGCGgcagcgtgcagcagcagcccacgCAGGCGGTTGCGGTGAGTGGCGGGAACGAGGGGGGGGAAGGCCCGAGCTGACGCAACGCGCAGAACACTGTCGCCGTCTCCAAgtcggccgtcgctgcctctgcctcggcgtccgcctcggcgtcgagcaagCCCTCCGGCGctgagcagctcgccgcgcccgccgtcctcgccgtcgccgccggcgcgatcgCCTACCTTGCGTAATTGGGAGAGTAAAAGTAGCAAAAGTGCCGCGTAGTAGCTAGAACATGGTCGTAATGCATTCGTTCTGCAGGGCTGGCTAGGTTACCGTGTAGGTGCAGGAGAAGCCGCAGGCGTCGAAGCCAGAGGCAGAGCGGAGCTAGGcgcatcgagctcgagctgcgctcTCGCTCTCAGCTAGCACGCTACCGCACCCTTCCCTGCCCGTTCGCCGGCCTTCCCCCCCATCCCCACCCATAAGCCTCCTGCGGCCACCTGATGCGCTTATCCCCGtccccagcagcaccagcgcgGAGGTTACGTGGCGCTggccgcgctccgcgccaCGGCACGCCGCATGCTCCGTGGGACGAGTAACACGCCCCGTGGGCCCaggtgtcgccgccgccgttgatgatgagctcggacgccgctgcggcctGCTGCatcgcgaggtcgtcgagcgcgacggcgctggcgccgttcgcgccgtTGGCACCGTCAGCATCCCGttcgagggcggcgaggccgatgaTCGCGTCGGAGGACACTGGCGTCAGTGGAGACACGCGACACTACGCACAGAGATACGCCGTCGATAGCAGCTGCGCGGACGTGAACATCGCCTGGATGACCGCGGTGGCGCAgtcgcgcgccacgccgtaccaccgcgccgagcgcgtgaccttgccgagctggagcgccgTCTGCGCCATGTTGGTCCAGAGCTCGCCTTcgctgcggcgtgagtgagtgggcgacACTTGCTACGGGACGTACAGctgcgccacgccgagctcgaacgcctcggccgcgcggaAGATCAGCGGCGTAGACGTCCACGGGTACAGGTCGTACAGCGTTCTGCAGTAGGCGAGGAGTGCGCGCGCCCAGTTACCGACGGCGTAGTGTCTGCGGGCGTCAGCCGTGTTGCGCGTTGGTGGCCGTAGACAGACGCCGCACGCAGCGTGCCGCGTCGCCCCGCACGCACTTATtcgtcgcctcgtccatctcggtattaagccgctcgacgagctccccgaccgcctcggccgcgccgcgcgccttgcGCTCAGCCAGCAGCCCCATGCCCGCCGTCTTGAGGTCGTGCAGCGTCTCGGGGACGTAGTGCCCCCCGGCAATGAGGCTGCCGTACGCGTGTCGCAGCgtgccgaggttggcggcgatgcggcCCCGCTCGTggtgcggcgccgcgaggatGAGCGACGTGCGGTCGTATTTGCCGTCTGGGCGCCGTGTCCAGCGTCTGCGAGATAGCCATGGTCAATAGTGCTCTTGACGCCAGACAGGCAGCCGCCTTCGGCGCCTGCCTTCCGTACCCACCTCGCGCACTCCGCCTCTGCCTGATCCCTCaactcgcccagctcgtccacCCCCGCGTCGACAGGAAACAGGCTCCACACAGCCGCGTTGAGGCTCTCGTCCCGCTGCTCGTagtgcgcgagggcgagcggcgcaaCGCGCGCAATGGGCactgcctcgccgccggccgtgAAGGCGCAGTGAagtgtcggcggcgcgacctcggccgcgtcgtacAGCGAGAGCAGGAACGTGGCCATGTTGTTgtcgtggccgtggcgagtcgtcgtcgtcgggttCCAGCTCGCTCCACCTCCCCTTCTTATGCCTGAACCGCTGACGAGCCGTGCTCCTGCTTTCGCCGCATGTCGCCAGGGGCCCCCACCTGGTAGTGCAGGTGCCAGGTGCCAAGAAGCACGGAccgaagaggaagaggggcTGTCAGTCCACGGGTGGGTCAGATGGCTGGAGTACAGCTGTACGATACCTCGTCGCCTATCTCCCCGATCAATCTCGCGAGCAACGCCGAATGCACACTTCACCCATGCCATGCTACAACGTCGTCTCGTCTATGTCGCCCTCTTGCCGCGAACGCACGCGCGCGTTCacgccccacccgcccccaGCCCCCTACGCGACCTGTGCGCCCAGGGCCTCtgcgagcttgcgcgcgcgccgcgccacctcgccacgctcgcccaTGACCGTCAGCCGGAAGCCCACGCCCGCGAGGtcgggcgacgagtcgaggctcggggcgggcgtgagctcgtGCCGCCCAAACGCCCAGTTGAGGATGTGCGTGGCGTACGGCGTGTCTGCGTCTGAAGCCGGGAGGCGGACAATGCCCTTGACTGTGGGAGTGGGTCAGGAATTTGCGGGGTTGGCATCAAGACGACTGCTGTACTTACCCCGGTAGATCTCGAACGGAAGCTTGGCAAGCTGTTCCTCGAGCTGTGCGCGCTCAACGGGGACCacgggggtggcggcggcatcggcgacagcctcctcctgctcgcccGCAGCGCAATCCTTGCACGCCTCTCcgtcgtgcgcgtgtgcGTGCTTCTTGCCGGGGCGCCgtccgccacgccacacgcTCTTCGTCTCCACCTCGTCAATGTGCTGTCCCTGGCCGCCAAGCGCAGCCCACGAGTCCTGCTCCTTGTCGCCTTGCAAGAAGAGCTGCGAGTCGAGTCCGAACACCAGCTCTGGCCGTAACGGCTTGTCCCGGCTGACCTTGATGTGCGGCGTCGTGTCAttcagctcgccgaggtggtcgagcagAATGTCGAAGTCACGCTCGGTCACCAGCTCGTGCTTGGACAGCAACATCAGGTCGGTGTACTGCGCCTGCAGcttggccgtcggcgagttGTCCTCGTACCCGCGGAAGTTGACGCAGTCGATGACCGtcaccacgccgtcgagcttgaagccctcgggctcgagctcgcggatcTGCAGTGCGAGCGTGGCAGGGAAGGCTGTTCCGCTGAGCGGGTAAGCCACGAAGTGCTGTTCTCACCCACCTGGACTCGATGATGATCCTGTCCGGGTGGTACTTGTCGCGGATCTCAATCATGGCGTTCTCCACCAGCCCGACCATGGTGCAGCAGAGGCAGCCGTTGAGGATCTCGGAGACGCCGGTGATGTTGCtctgcttggcgaggagcgagtcgACTGGGGGTTAGTGCGAGGCGAGCTGAACAACCCACCCTCGACATCGCCGTACTCGTTCTTGACGAGGACAACCTGGTGtgagcggcgtcggggctGGAGCTCACCTTGTAGTCCTTGGGCAGctggccgagcaggccgagaaTCGTTGTTGTCTTCCCCTGGGATGTCAGCTTCACCAGCAGGCAGGCCTCGCAGCTCACCGCTCCGAGGAAGCCGTTGATCGTCGTCACGGGGATCGGAGTGGTGATGGTCATGGTGCAGGCGTATGTACAGTCTAAGGTCTATGTCTATGCAGTCGTCGTctttgtcgtcgtcgttgtccaGCAACAGTGCAATGTCAACAATTCCCTCCCCAAGCCCCACATTATCGCAAGAGTCCCAAGTCACTGGAAAATCAGGCCCCGCGAATGCCGCGCCAGCCGGCGGACGGCCGAGTCCGATCTCCATCGCTCGAAAGTCGAGCCGAACTCGTGCTGACTGACAGACTGTAGCTTATCGCACTCAACTCACTCCAACCACCATGCCGCAGCTCCAGCTCGTGGCCGACCTGCCAGgacacgccgaggcggcgtggagcgTGGCGTTCAACCCCGCGCGTCCGCTGCTCGCCAGCTGCAGCACGGACAAGACGGTGCGGCTGTACAGCTACACGCTCcccgactcgtcgtcctcgtcctcctcgaccttcccGTCCCCTTCCGCCCCGAAGCCGACCTTCGCGCTCAGCACGACCATCGAGACGGGCCACAAGCGCAccgtgcgcggcgtggcgtgggcgCCTGGCGggcgcacgctcgcgacggcgagcttcgactcgagcgtcgcgatctgggaggaggtggaagagggctacgccgacgacgccgccgagggcatcgacgcgccgcgccccgctgctggcgctgctggcgccgaggacggcgagggcgagtgggagtGCGTCACCACGCTCGAGGGGCACGAGAACGAGTGCAAGAGCGTCGCGTTCTCCGCTGatggcggcctgctcgcgaGCTGTAGTCGCGACCGCagcgtgtgggtgtgggagggtgagtcgagtcgagcaaGCATGGCAGGCGTGGCAacgcctgcctgccactgAGCCCCTCGTTGTGAACGCCACTGACACTCCCACCCAGTCCaacccgacgccgactttgaGTGTATCGCCGTCATGATGGACCACTCGGCCGACGTCAAGGCCGTGGCCTGGCATCCGCGCGAGGAGATCCTCGCGAGCGCAAGCTACGACGCGCACGTGCATCTCATGTTCGACAACCCCGACGGGGACTGGGAGGCGTTCCAGCGGCTGGACCCGGCGCTGCCCGCGGCGGACCTGCACatcccgccgagcgcgagcgcgagcttgctCGCGCAGATGGGGCCGtctgccgccgaggtggccgggcgcgcggtcgtcgtgcccCCCCTCGTTGACGCTGAGACGGTGTGGTCGCTCGCCTGGAGCCCGTGCGGCAAGTACCTCGCGTCTGggggcgacagcggcggcgtgcgcctcTGGGCCAGGatgggcgccgagcccgacgcaGAGTTCGTCGAGTGCGTGCACACTGCCGCGCACTCAGCGCCGCTGTTCTCGCTCGCctgggcgagcggcggggaggaggacgggcTTGGCCTGCTGGCTAGtgctggtggcgacggccgcaTCATTGTGTGGCAGGTCACGGCgcacgagggcaaggacggcgTGTATGCTCCCCCGCCACGCCTCGAGCCTATTGCCGCtgtgcgcgaggcgcacggcgtcgccgacgtcaaCTCGATCGCGTGGAACGCCCGCGAGGATGGCAAGGGTGTCGGCCTGCTCTCCAGTGCTGGCGACGATGGCTCGGTCAAGGTCTGgcgcatcgccgccgacgagtaACAAGTAGTAGATTAGGATCCTATAGACGCAATGCACAAGGGGACTCCGCCCCTTCACCACCACAAACGCGACTGCTGTAATTCATTTCATTCTACTATGATCGTGATGGCGTGTGACTGGTAGGGGCTAGAGGCTAATGAGGCGTCACAGAGGGACCAAAGAGGTTGCGAGGGGTATCGCCAGAGATACACAACTAGGTGGGGGGTTTAGTAGAAGCCCGTTGGCTGGGCCGCGAGACCGTTGGCAAAGCCactgggtgtgtgagcttGGGACAATGCAACCCATTCAAGCTCTACTCACGCTGGCCCTCCAATCAGTAACCGTCCACCGAGACCACCGCCAAGAAGGTTGGACTgggcgtcctcctcgggctccttggccgcctgcttgagcttgagctccttgagctccttctcCAGCGCAGCGATCTGGTAAAGTCAGCAATGAACTCAAACTCGTGACAAATCCGACTCACCTTCTGCGACACCTCGGTCGTCTTCTGGAGCGAGTACGGCCGGGTAATGTCTCCCAATCCGTAGCGCCAGCTCAGCTCCTCGACAAAGTCGGGGCGGATAAGCTCGTAGCAGACATACAACAAGGCGGCAAACGCCTCCTTGTTACCAATGGAAACAAAGTAAGTCGccaggtcctcggcgacctcggtcTCCTTCGAGTAGGCGGCAGTCTCGAGAGCATCGCGCCACAGACGGTCGGCCTTGGAAAGGCCAAGCGACTCGTCGTACTTGGAGTTGAGGCGATACAGGAGCGAGGCAATGCGTCGGAactcgagcaggtcgtgcTTCTCGAGGCGCTTGGCAAGCTTGATGGCGTCGTACTGGTCGTGCGTTTCAAGCGAGCTGCGAAGAGTGACGtggtcctcctcctcgataAGCAGGTCGTTGTACGCCTCGTTGACAACCTTGAGGTTGAGCTTCTGAGTGGCAATGAGGTACTGCTTGGCCAGAGGAAGGTTGTCCTCGTTCTCGAGAATCTTGACAACACGGGCGTGGTCGAGACGGGGCGagagggcggcgagaaggtcgGGGAGAAGAAGAGGCTGCTTGGCAAGGTAGAAGGTGATGGCCTTGTAGGCAATCTCCATGTTGGCAACCTTGACAATGATCTTCTTGAACTGGTCGTGGTCCCAGTCACCAAGACGCTCCATCATGGCGAGAGCAGCGttgtcgggctcgtcgtacACAATGTACAGGTAGACAAGCTCGGGCCAGAGAGCGGCCTGCTCGGTGGCCTTGATGACCTTGGGGATGTTGATACGCTGCCAGAAGAGCTTGAGGTGCTCCATGAGCTTCTCAGGGCGGTACTTGGCGTAGAGAACCGAGAGCTCGGTGAACATGCCCATGTGGGCGCGCTCGAGACCGAGACCAGCCTCCATGAGCGAGATGATCTCGTCAAAGTACCCGTTGCGCTGGTAGAGCGAGAGAAGCTGAGGaagctcctcggcatggACAATGAGGTTGAGACCACAGATCTGGGCAAGACGGAACTCCTTCTTGTCCACACACGCGGCGTTGACCTGCTTCCAGACCTGAGTGTTGCCGGCCTTGCGGGCGGCGTCAACAGCAGACTGGTTCTCGCCAAGGTAGATGAGGGTGGTAGCGAGACGGGCCCAGTTGGAGATCGAAGAGAAGAGGAGCTTCGAGGCCTGGTACAGCTCGTCGTTGAAACACTTCTCGCCGACCTGGAGAATGTCGGCAACGTTGGTCATGCCGAGGAACTCCTCCATGTCGTGGAGACGGTCAGTCTTGGCGTAGGCGTAAGCCAGCTCGGTGTCAATCTTGGGCTCGCGAGCAGTCTTGCGGGCCATCTGAAGGAAGCGGATAAGGTCCTCGTGCTTTCCAGCGTGGTTGGCAATCTCGATCACCTCCTCAAAGTTGGACgggtcctcggccttgatgtACGAGTCGATGGCGTCCTTGACACGGAGACCGTCGAGCTGAGCCTTACCGAGGCGGCTCCAAACCGCCGGCTCGTTGACCTTGTTGGCGTAGGTGTAGCCACGGTCGATCGAGACCATgtgctcgacaaggacgttcatcgcctcggcgtggttGTTGTGCTTCGAGTAGATGGTGAACGCCTCCTCGTAGAGACCAGCCTCGGTAGCGACCTTGGCGATGGCGTCAACGTCGTAGCCCTCGAGCTTGCTGATGTAGCCCAtgaccttgcccttgtcgttACGGATAGCCGTAAGGAACATGAGGCTCTGGAGCGACTTGTTGTCGCTGAAGGGCGACTCCTCAAGGATGATCTTctcaagaagctcaaggagggGACCGTGGAGCTCCATGTGCATGAAGGCCTTGACGGTCACCGAAACATCATCCGGGTCGGTAGACTCGGGGATGGCGGTGGCAATGACCTGGTCGATAAGAGCACGGCGGTGGATGCTCTCGGGGTTGAGGACCTGGGTCCAGAGGTCGACGTCACGGCGCTTGACGAGGTAGCGGGCCTGGTGCTTGTACATCTGGTTCTCGTTGGTGACGTGAATGAGCTCGTCATCGCAGAAGCCCTTGGCGTAGGCAATGTAGGCGAGGTACGGGTCGCGCTTCTCGCAGTACTTGCCGACCACCAGAGGGTCGTAGAGGTTGTTCTCCTTGAGGAACGCCTCGGGGTTGTTGTTCGAGTCGATCGAGATCTTGGCAATGGCGTTGTAGACCTCCTTGTCGGTGGAGCCCTGCTCGACCTTCTGGTTGAGCCAGGGAAGGATGAGCTTGAGACGGTTGCGCTTCTCAACCTCGGCAACGAGCTCATCGATGGGGAACGAGCCAGTGAcggagaggaggaggttcTTGATGGTGGTCTCGTCgcagtcgacgtcgagaagaCCGCCAATGACCTGAGGAGTACGGGCGGCGTTGACACGCTGGACGTAGATCTCGATAAAGTTGGTAAGACCGTTCTGGTAGAGGTAGAGAACGAGGTCGTGAACAAAGTCGAAGCGGTCGCAGACAATGATGAGAGGGAGCTGGTCCGagagcttggcctccttgagGAAGTTCTTGACCTTCTCGGGGTTGTAGTAGTTGGACTCGCGAGCAatgcgctcgacctcgcggatCTGGCCAGTGCGCGTGGCAGCCTGGATGTACTTGAAGTGAACCTCGGGGTCAGTGCTGAGGTTGACGATCGAGCCGAGGTAGTAGTAGAGACCCTCAGAGCTCTTGAACTCCTCGAACAGCTCGATGAGCTTGACAGGGCCAAGGAGGTCCGAGTACTTGGTGGCGATCTGGATGACGATCGGGAGGTTCTGGCGAATGTTGCTCTTGAGCATAGTGCGCAGGGACTCGAAAGACTGGTCCACGGTGAGGCGGCCAAAGTAGTTGACGAGCCAGTCGGTGTTGAAGAGGTTGGTGTGAACAACGACACGCTTGATGTCGTTGATGTCCTCGTAGTGCTCAAGAGCACGCTGGACAAggccggccttctcggcgaggttggcaaTACGAGGGCGGTCGTAGTGCGTGAACATCTCGttgccgaggatggcgtcggcgacctgaGGAGCGTTGATAAGGTTCATCTCCAGGAGACGAGTCTGGAGAGGACCCTGCTCGGGCTTGTTGTCCttgagggcgtcgaggaggaacGACGTGGCCTGCTGGATCATGTTCTGAGCCATGAagatgtcgacgacgcggtcgaggtcaaCAAGAGGACCGCtctcgtcgttgacgagctGAGTGGCGAACTCGGCACCCTTGTCGGGGTTGACGCGCACGAGGTGCTGGAGCAGCTGGGCGTAGTCGGGGGTGAAGCCGACCTTCTTGGAGTAGAGGACAATCTTGTCGAactggccgagctcggcgaagCAAGCAACGACCTTGTTGGGGACGTTGGCGCGGAGGTAGACCGACAGGGCAAGGTTCATGTCGACGGTGCGGACCATGTCTCCAAGCTCCTCACTGCACTCGAGCTGCACGGGTTAGCTCACCAGCGACGTTTTCACCCACCTTGTTCTCCTTGAGCCActtctcgaggagctgcttcTTGCCCTGCTGGATAACAGGACGAGCAAGCTCAAGCGACTCGTACGTGTTGAGCTCTCCCTTCTCGAGGAGGATGCCAAAGTACTGGAGGATGGGCGAGAGGGTGCCGGGGACGTTGGGCAGCTTCTTGAAGGTGTCAATCGTCTGGGGGGTTCGGAGGATGCCGCGGGGCGAGTTGGCAGCGATCTTGGCAGCCTCGCCATACTGGCCGGCCTGGAGGTAGCGCTGGTACTGCTCAAGAATCATGTTGTCAGCACCAGGGAGGCCGGCACGCGTAGCGAGCTTGATAGCAAGCTCGGGGTTGTTGAGCGACTCTgggggtgggtcagctcCTATCTCCCAAACGACCTAGCTGTTACGCACGCTGGACGTAGGGAACAatcgtctcctcgtcgacgctgacACTGAGGACTTGACCCTTGCGGTTGACACCGATGATACCGTTGAGCTGCTCGTAGGGGGCAGTGGTGAAGATGGTCTCGCCCGAGATACGGTTCATGTAGATGCACTGGCCAGTCTCGACCTCGTAGAGGTGGATGAAGCCGAACTTGGTGACGAGGTAGATGATACCGTGCTTTTCGGACACCTGCATGGCGACAGGGAAGTCGTTGGTGGCCTCTGGGGGGAAGAAGACATCgacggccttcttggcgaaGGGCGGGTTGGGCGCCTGGTGGCCAATCTCGACGAtgtggagctggagctgaTCAGCCGAGGCCCAGAGAGCTACCAATCTACACCTACCTTGGCGCCAGTGCCGCTGCGGACAGCAAAGGCAAAGAGCTTGCTGGGGACCTGGGCACCGTCAAGCTTGACGGTGGTGAAGGCAGCAGCGTGACCCTCGATGGGCTGCGAGACACCGCGCTCAATCGAGTAGAGCTGCATCGAACCCTTGATC
This window harbors:
- the zpr1_1 gene encoding Zinc finger protein zpr1 — encoded protein: MLPYFCVTLNFQPVRPLLILSLPFLPLPPSLYTVQKMSTADKQNLFPSLGEVAERTDALPDSVQEEVDDGREMKEVESLCMRCHEQGVTRLLLTTIPYFKEIIVSSFHCDHCGFRDTEIQSAGEIQPKGCVYTVHLLNRDDLQRQLVKSSWATVAVPELQLTIPPGRGQLTTIEGILRDTVRDLAIEQPVRRHLDPPTAAKIDGILSKIRDVLGIEEGDEDGAVGRDGDEAVAHEGDGTDKPFVPFTLTLDDPSGTSFLAFKDSVNDPQWNLRAYNRTLQQNVFLGLVAAPEDGAKPEDAVPEDHRFKSAAEAKERAKVVEHDAGVEVPEEVYSFPSTCRSCGHELETLMKQINIPYFSDVILMSANCYNCGYRDNEVKSSGQISPMGKRITLKVEAGDEDALSRDLLKSDTCGLEIPEIDLELQPGTLGGRFTTLEGLLNEIYDELSTKVFKTGDSTHAGIGQSGQDHTKEERNFEHFLQGLKDVMAVKIPFTLILDDPVSNSYLQNLNAPEPDPDMEIVEYERTQEQNDDLGLSDMVVEGYNPEAEGTAK
- the yjiA gene encoding P-loop guanosine triphosphatase YjiA; amino-acid sequence: MTITTPIPVTTINGFLGAGKTTTILGLLGQLPKDYKVVLVKNEYGDVEVDSLLAKQSNITGVSEILNGCLCCTMVGLVENAMIEIRDKYHPDRIIIESSGTAFPATLALQIRELEPEGFKLDGVVTVIDCVNFRGYEDNSPTAKLQAQYTDLMLLSKHELVTERDFDILLDHLGELNDTTPHIKVSRDKPLRPELVFGLDSQLFLQGDKEQDSWAALGGQGQHIDEVETKSVWRGGRRPGKKHAHAHDGEACKDCAAGEQEEAVADAAATPVVPVERAQLEEQLAKLPFEIYRVKGIVRLPASDADTPYATHILNWAFGRHELTPAPSLDSSPDLAGVGFRLTVMGERGEVARRARKLAEALGAQVA
- the CIA1 gene encoding putative cytosolic iron-sulfur protein assembly protein 1; translated protein: MPQLQLVADLPGHAEAAWSVAFNPARPLLASCSTDKTVRLYSYTLPDSSSSSSSTFPSPSAPKPTFALSTTIETGHKRTVRGVAWAPGGRTLATASFDSSVAIWEEVEEGYADDAAEGIDAPRPAAGAAGAEDGEGEWECVTTLEGHENECKSVAFSADGGLLASCSRDRSVWVWEVQPDADFECIAVMMDHSADVKAVAWHPREEILASASYDAHVHLMFDNPDGDWEAFQRLDPALPAADLHIPPSASASLLAQMGPSAAEVAGRAVVVPPLVDAETVWSLAWSPCGKYLASGGDSGGVRLWARMGAEPDAEFVECVHTAAHSAPLFSLAWASGGEEDGLGLLASAGGDGRIIVWQVTAHEGKDGVYAPPPRLEPIAAVREAHGVADVNSIAWNAREDGKGVGLLSSAGDDGSVKVWRIAADE
- the chc1 gene encoding putative clathrin heavy chain, with the translated sequence MADKPIVSISFQNLTLESDHFICVCVKPSQFSPSPFNARLTSNSRENVNDTNQVVIVDLADANNVMRRPITADSAIMHPKEKIIALKAGRQLQVFNLATKQKLGSHLMNEDVIYWAWINENTLGIVTEREVHHWNVIEGQAGPKKVSLLSIFDRHASLAGNQIINYRISQDEKWLVLVGISSNPAAGQPGSNAFKIKGSMQLYSIERGVSQPIEGHAAAFTTVKLDGAQVPSKLFAFAVRSGTGAKLHIVEIGHQAPNPPFAKKAVDVFFPPEATNDFPVAMQVSEKHGIIYLVTKFGFIHLYEVETGQCIYMNRISGETIFTTAPYEQLNGIIGVNRKGQVLSVSVDEETIVPYVQQSLNNPELAIKLATRAGLPGADNMILEQYQRYLQAGQYGEAAKIAANSPRGILRTPQTIDTFKKLPNVPGTLSPILQYFGILLEKGELNTYESLELARPVIQQGKKQLLEKWLKENKLECSEELGDMVRTVDMNLALSVYLRANVPNKVVACFAELGQFDKIVLYSKKVGFTPDYAQLLQHLVRVNPDKGAEFATQLVNDESGPLVDLDRVVDIFMAQNMIQQATSFLLDALKDNKPEQGPLQTRLLEMNLINAPQVADAILGNEMFTHYDRPRIANLAEKAGLVQRALEHYEDINDIKRVVVHTNLFNTDWLVNYFGRLTVDQSFESLRTMLKSNIRQNLPIVIQIATKYSDLLGPVKLIELFEEFKSSEGLYYYLGSIVNLSTDPEVHFKYIQAATRTGQIREVERIARESNYYNPEKVKNFLKEAKLSDQLPLIIVCDRFDFVHDLVLYLYQNGLTNFIEIYVQRVNAARTPQVIGGLLDVDCDETTIKNLLLSVTGSFPIDELVAEVEKRNRLKLILPWLNQKVEQGSTDKEVYNAIAKISIDSNNNPEAFLKENNLYDPLVVGKYCEKRDPYLAYIAYAKGFCDDELIHVTNENQMYKHQARYLVKRRDVDLWTQVLNPESIHRRALIDQVIATAIPESTDPDDVSVTVKAFMHMELHGPLLELLEKIILEESPFSDNKSLQSLMFLTAIRNDKGKVMGYISKLEGYDVDAIAKVATEAGLYEEAFTIYSKHNNHAEAMNVLVEHMVSIDRGYTYANKVNEPAVWSRLGKAQLDGLRVKDAIDSYIKAEDPSNFEEVIEIANHAGKHEDLIRFLQMARKTAREPKIDTELAYAYAKTDRLHDMEEFLGMTNVADILQVGEKCFNDELYQASKLLFSSISNWARLATTLIYLGENQSAVDAARKAGNTQVWKQVNAACVDKKEFRLAQICGLNLIVHAEELPQLLSLYQRNGYFDEIISLMEAGLGLERAHMGMFTELSVLYAKYRPEKLMEHLKLFWQRINIPKVIKATEQAALWPELVYLYIVYDEPDNAALAMMERLGDWDHDQFKKIIVKVANMEIAYKAITFYLAKQPLLLPDLLAALSPRLDHARVVKILENEDNLPLAKQYLIATQKLNLKVVNEAYNDLLIEEEDHVTLRSSLETHDQYDAIKLAKRLEKHDLLEFRRIASLLYRLNSKYDESLGLSKADRLWRDALETAAYSKETEVAEDLATYFVSIGNKEAFAALLYVCYELIRPDFVEELSWRYGLGDITRPYSLQKTTEVSQKIAALEKELKELKLKQAAKEPEEDAQSNLLGGGLGGRLLIGGPAGFANGLAAQPTGFY